A region of Candidatus Roizmanbacteria bacterium DNA encodes the following proteins:
- a CDS encoding AAA family ATPase: protein MKLHKITIEDYRSVKKIPFTIEVRDDDSFTYGLIGINEAGKSSILKAIGLKDGLLDASGTKLPLSKDFRQKKDICVTYSYEITPADDQKLYELINNREENMCLEKPSETEIVENIPAESKKHEIVKPTYNSVSSDLIVNFRICFKTASSEPIFSITVIQNDQEVKISSTDEILSFFKDNVHKTIFWTAEDRYLISKPINIAQFIADTSISIPLRNCFLLASIKEEEINQSLSDALADTTDCEFLEETLANNVTEHIKSAWPNHPVKITFKIMDGHINFHVKDLDSKGKAQTSDMRSDGFKQFVSFLLTIAAENKNEELENTILLLDEPETHLHPKAQEYLLTQLIGITNNKKNNMMSCLQHTPIT from the coding sequence ATGAAACTTCACAAAATTACTATAGAAGATTACAGAAGTGTAAAGAAAATACCTTTTACAATAGAAGTAAGAGACGATGATAGTTTTACATATGGGCTAATTGGCATTAATGAAGCTGGTAAATCATCTATCTTAAAAGCTATTGGTTTAAAGGATGGTTTGCTCGATGCATCCGGAACGAAACTTCCTTTATCAAAGGACTTTCGTCAAAAAAAAGATATATGTGTTACTTACTCATATGAGATAACACCTGCCGATGATCAAAAACTTTATGAACTTATAAACAATAGAGAAGAAAACATGTGTTTAGAAAAGCCTTCAGAAACAGAAATAGTGGAAAATATCCCTGCTGAATCTAAAAAACACGAAATTGTGAAGCCCACATATAACTCAGTCTCTAGTGATCTAATTGTTAACTTTCGAATTTGTTTTAAAACTGCAAGCTCAGAACCTATTTTCTCCATAACAGTTATTCAGAATGATCAAGAAGTTAAGATTTCAAGTACAGACGAAATCCTTAGCTTTTTCAAAGACAACGTGCATAAGACAATTTTTTGGACCGCCGAGGACAGATATTTAATTTCTAAACCAATTAATATTGCTCAATTTATTGCGGATACCAGTATTTCTATTCCACTTAGAAATTGCTTTTTGCTGGCATCAATCAAGGAAGAAGAAATAAATCAAAGTTTATCTGATGCCCTGGCTGATACAACAGATTGCGAATTTCTCGAAGAGACTCTTGCAAATAATGTTACAGAACATATTAAGTCGGCTTGGCCAAATCATCCAGTTAAGATTACCTTTAAAATAATGGATGGTCATATCAATTTTCATGTCAAGGACTTGGATAGTAAAGGCAAGGCTCAAACTTCTGACATGCGAAGCGATGGTTTTAAACAGTTTGTTTCATTTTTATTGACTATTGCGGCTGAGAATAAGAATGAGGAATTAGAGAACACAATTCTTTTGCTTGATGAACCTGAGACACATTTGCATCCTAAAGCTCAAGAATACTTGCTCACTCAGTTGATCGGAATTACTAATAACAAAAAAAATAATATGATGTCTTGTTTGCAACACACTCCAATTACATGA
- a CDS encoding DUF2905 domain-containing protein, with translation MDMGKLLVIFGAVIILAGIFMSYGPSIPFLGKLPGDIYFKRDNFSFYFPITTSILASILLTFLFRIFSK, from the coding sequence ATGGATATGGGAAAGCTACTTGTTATTTTCGGTGCAGTCATCATTTTGGCGGGGATATTCATGTCTTATGGGCCGTCGATCCCTTTTTTGGGGAAACTTCCGGGCGATATCTATTTCAAGCGTGATAATTTTTCATTCTATTTCCCGATCACGACGTCAATTCTTGCCAGTATCCTTTTGACTTTTCTGTTTCGGATTTTTTCAAAATGA
- a CDS encoding calcium/sodium antiporter gives MIEFILFIIGIVILVKGADFLVDGASSLAFKWGIAPMVIGLTVVSFGTSAPELLVSMTSAFKGSTDIALGNVVGSNIFNILLILGISAIIFPLKVQKNTVWKEIPFSFLAAIFVLILGFRTFIDERQFQSIILAGSQIEGVITRSDGLTLLAFFIIFLYYTFGIAKVSGDSDIEIKKMSMGKIVLFIILGVVALVIGSQVAIDNVIALARMLNISDTLIGFTLVSAGTSFPELFTNIAAARKKNADIAVGNIVGSNIFNIFLILGATSFVKDIPIRGIQIVDIMILWVATAVLFVSIFVWQRHTLGRKEGIIMVLGYIAYTAFLVYRG, from the coding sequence ATGATTGAATTCATTTTATTTATTATCGGTATTGTGATTCTGGTGAAGGGCGCGGATTTTCTGGTAGACGGTGCTTCTTCTCTTGCATTCAAATGGGGCATTGCACCGATGGTGATCGGACTGACGGTGGTTTCCTTCGGGACTTCGGCTCCTGAGCTTCTGGTATCTATGACAAGCGCTTTCAAGGGCAGTACGGATATTGCTCTGGGAAACGTGGTTGGGTCGAATATTTTCAATATTTTGCTCATTCTCGGAATAAGCGCGATCATTTTTCCGCTGAAAGTCCAAAAAAACACGGTTTGGAAGGAAATTCCGTTTTCTTTTTTGGCGGCTATTTTTGTCCTTATCCTTGGTTTTCGGACATTCATTGATGAGCGGCAGTTTCAGAGTATCATACTTGCCGGATCTCAGATTGAGGGTGTGATCACGCGCTCGGACGGTCTGACTCTTCTTGCCTTTTTCATCATCTTTTTGTATTACACGTTCGGTATTGCGAAAGTGTCGGGTGATTCTGATATTGAGATAAAAAAGATGAGTATGGGAAAGATTGTTTTGTTTATCATTTTGGGTGTTGTGGCACTGGTGATCGGAAGCCAGGTGGCGATTGACAATGTGATTGCCCTTGCCCGGATGCTGAATATCAGTGATACCCTGATCGGTTTTACGCTCGTTTCGGCGGGGACGAGTTTCCCTGAACTTTTTACGAATATTGCCGCAGCACGCAAAAAAAATGCCGATATTGCTGTCGGAAACATCGTCGGCTCCAACATTTTCAATATTTTCCTGATTCTCGGCGCGACTTCATTTGTCAAAGACATTCCGATCCGGGGTATTCAGATTGTGGATATTATGATTCTCTGGGTTGCGACGGCGGTCCTGTTTGTGTCGATTTTCGTTTGGCAAAGGCATACTCTGGGCCGGAAAGAAGGGATCATCATGGTCCTGGGATATATCGCCTATACTGCGTTCTTGGTATACCGCGGCTGA
- a CDS encoding type I restriction-modification system subunit M gives MTKEQERAELHRTIWQIANDLRGSVDGWDFKQYVLGMLFYRFISENLTNYINAEERRAGKPEFDYKSLSDSEAEFGRTDTVKEKGFYILPSELFQNVVKKARNDANLNETLASIFNNIEASAKGANSEDDFKGLFDDIDVNSGKLGNTVERRNQKLVKLLEAIAGLRLGNYSDNTIDAFGDAYEFLMTMYASNAGKSGGEFYTPQEVSELLAEITTIGKKEVNKVYDPACGSGSLLLKFAKVLGKENVRQGFYGQEINLTTYNLCRINMFLHDVNYNNFDIAHGDTLTDPKHWDDEPFDAIVSNPPYSIRWEGDANPLLINDPRFSPAGVLAPKSKADLAFTMHMLSWLSTSGTAAIVEFPGVLYRGGAEQKIRKYLIENNYVDTVIQLPPDLFFGTTIATCIIVLKKSKKDNKTLFIDASAEFVRGGNKNKLSEANRLKILDAYSKREDQEYFAKLVDNKVIAENEYNISVSSYVVAEDTREVIDIKELNAEIEKIVKRQHELRVAIDEIVKEIENN, from the coding sequence ATGACAAAAGAACAAGAACGTGCAGAACTTCATCGTACAATCTGGCAGATAGCAAATGACCTTCGAGGTAGTGTTGATGGTTGGGATTTTAAACAATATGTTTTGGGAATGCTTTTCTACCGCTTTATCAGTGAGAACCTGACCAATTATATCAATGCTGAAGAGCGTAGAGCAGGTAAACCTGAATTTGATTACAAATCGTTATCGGACTCAGAAGCTGAGTTTGGTAGAACAGATACTGTCAAAGAAAAAGGCTTTTATATTTTACCAAGTGAGTTATTCCAAAATGTCGTCAAAAAGGCACGCAACGATGCAAATCTCAATGAAACTCTAGCATCAATCTTTAATAACATCGAAGCCTCTGCAAAAGGTGCAAATAGTGAAGATGACTTTAAAGGACTCTTTGACGATATTGATGTGAACTCGGGGAAACTTGGAAATACGGTAGAAAGGAGAAATCAAAAGCTTGTAAAACTTCTTGAAGCGATTGCGGGACTACGTCTTGGCAACTACTCAGACAACACAATTGATGCATTCGGTGATGCATATGAGTTCTTGATGACGATGTATGCTTCAAATGCTGGAAAGTCTGGAGGAGAGTTTTACACCCCTCAAGAAGTCAGTGAATTGCTTGCAGAGATCACAACAATTGGAAAAAAGGAAGTCAACAAAGTATATGATCCAGCATGTGGTTCTGGATCCCTTCTTCTCAAATTTGCAAAGGTTCTAGGGAAAGAAAATGTCCGACAGGGATTTTATGGTCAGGAAATAAATCTCACTACGTATAATCTTTGTCGTATCAACATGTTTTTACATGATGTAAATTATAATAATTTCGACATTGCACATGGTGATACACTTACTGATCCAAAGCACTGGGATGATGAACCTTTTGATGCAATTGTCTCAAATCCTCCCTACTCGATAAGATGGGAAGGTGATGCAAATCCGCTTTTAATCAATGATCCTCGGTTTTCTCCAGCAGGTGTACTTGCTCCAAAAAGTAAAGCTGATTTAGCCTTTACGATGCATATGCTGTCGTGGCTTTCAACTAGTGGCACGGCTGCAATCGTTGAGTTTCCAGGAGTGTTGTATAGAGGTGGTGCAGAACAAAAAATCCGTAAGTACCTCATTGAGAACAATTATGTTGATACGGTTATCCAACTCCCTCCCGACTTATTCTTTGGAACAACTATAGCAACTTGTATTATTGTCCTTAAAAAGAGCAAAAAAGATAACAAAACACTCTTTATAGATGCCTCTGCTGAATTTGTAAGGGGTGGCAATAAGAATAAGCTCAGTGAGGCAAATAGATTAAAAATTCTTGATGCGTATTCCAAGCGCGAAGATCAAGAGTATTTCGCAAAGCTGGTAGACAACAAAGTAATTGCAGAGAATGAATACAACATCTCTGTCTCAAGTTATGTTGTTGCAGAAGATACAAGAGAAGTTATTGATATTAAAGAACTTAACGCAGAGATTGAAAAGATTGTAAAAAGACAACATGAGCTAAGAGTTGCGATTGATGAGATTGTTAAAGAAATTGAAAATAACTAG